One window of Mauremys mutica isolate MM-2020 ecotype Southern chromosome 6, ASM2049712v1, whole genome shotgun sequence genomic DNA carries:
- the RMI1 gene encoding recQ-mediated genome instability protein 1 isoform X1, translating into MSASSVAGKVETWLSSTWHVKVPLTWLEACINWIQQENGCNLTQAQINKQVFEQWLLTDLRDLDYPVLPNCILDGPKGELNGFYSIQIDSLVDVSQPAYSQLQKIRGKNTVNEEVTANTQAPQKSWEAKPTRMLMLQLTDGIHHIQGMEYQPIPVLHSNLPPGTKITIQGNIAYRLGVLLLKSENVKLLGGEVDALLEEYAQERVLARLIGEAENPNPVKQRDHEQGILGAVDELGQTLGPSDEELLASLDENDEFTINHAIPLESGYCSGSNNSKTATHLLLSSNENYSQQGFGILLPGPNEEQSVPTVEYVDGELDDLSLEDDLFLEQEIQDEIQTVQSPVINNTIDIITQRFSHMPRSSLSYTSEKDGRGQLDSVIKEKSCGRELSVGDESSTSNFSLHDNVQHSQSFTNDFSLENVLEQKCNKIDIVKSSQKNCSFSGSRLLNKRPIKKPDSEINKQNCVQTFSYRTTEKCKCLELDSPPFTYISVLLADTPETVTTVKVKAFIVTLTGKLTSSSGFWSIMAKISDGTAYLEVDIADEILTSLIGFSVPEMKQLKKDPILHQKLKDGLQKCQRELIDLCCLMTIEFNPFQSKATVLILQDVDVVDLENLKKRLDK; encoded by the coding sequence ATGAGTGCATCTAGTGTTGCAGGAAAAGTGGAAACCTGGCTTTCTTCTACGTGGCATGTTAAAGTTCCTCTGACATGGCTAGAAGCTTGTATTAACTGGATCCAACAAGAAAATGGTTGTAATTTAACTCAAGCTCAAATTAACAAACAGGTATTTGAGCAGTGGCTTCTTACAGATCTGAGAGATTTGGACTATCCTGTTTTGCCTAATTGCATCTTAGATGGTCCAAAAGGAGAACTGAATGGCTTTTATTCCATACAGATTGATTCACTGGTGGACGTTAGCCAGCCTGCGTATTCCCAGTTGCAAAAGATAAGAGGGAAAAATACTGTAAATGAAGAAGTAACAGCCAACACTCAGGCACCCCAAAAGTCCTGGGAAGCAAAGCCTACTCGAATGCTCATGCTGCAGTTAACTGATGGAATACATCATATTCAGGGTATGGAATACCAACCCATTCCTGTCCTCCATAGTAATCTTCCTCCAGGTACAAAAATTACAATACAGGGTAACATTGCATATCGTCTTGGAGTTCTTTTGCTAAAATCAGAAAATGTGAAATTGTTGGGAGGCGAAGTAGATGCTCTTCTAGAGGAGTATGCTCAGGAAAGAGTCCTTGCCAGGTTAATTGGAGAAGCTGAGAACCCTAATCCTGTCAAGCAGCGTGATCATGAACAAGGAATTTTAGGAGCCGTTGATGAACTAGGACAAACTCTAGGACCTTCAGATGAAGAGCTTCTAGCAAGTCTTGATGAAAATGACGAATTTACCATAAATCATGCAATTCCTTTAGAAAGTGGATATTGTAGCGGAAGTAACAACTCAAAGACAGCCACACATTTGCTCCTTTCAAGCAATGAAAACTACTCACAACAGGGATTTGGGATCCTCTTGCCTGGGCCAAATGAAGAACAAAGTGTTCCAACTGTGGAGTATGTTGATGGAGAGTTAGATGACCTCTCATTGGAAGATGACTTGTTTTTAGAACAGGAGatccaagatgaaattcagacaGTGCAGTCACCGGTCATAAACAATACCATAGATATAATTACACAAAGATTTTCACATATGCCTAGATCTTCACTAAGTTATACGTCTGAAAAAGATGGCAGAGGTCAATTGGATTCAGTTATCAAAGAAAAATCCTGTGGGAGAGAACTGTCTGTTGGTGATGAAAGTAGTACAAGTAATTTTTCACTACACGATAATGTACAACACTCCCAGAGCTTTACCAATGATTTCTCCTTGGAAAATGTTCTTGAACAGAAGTGTAATAAAATAGATATAGTTAAGAGCAGTCAAAAAAACTGTAGTTTTTCTGGCAGCAGATTGTTAAACAAAAGACCAATTAAAAAACCTGATTCGGagataaacaaacaaaattgtgTACAAACCTTTTCTTACAGAACAACAGAGAAATGCAAGTGTCTTGAGTTAGATTCCCCACCTTTTACATATATTTCTGTTCTACTCGCAGATACGCCAGAAACTGTTACAACAGTGAAAGTTAAAGCTTTTATTGTAACCCTTACTGGAAAGCTCACAAGCAGCAGTGGCTTCTGGAGTATAATGGCAAAAATCTCTGATGGTACTGCTTATCTAGAGGTAGACATTGCTGATGAAATTCTAACAAGCTTAATTGGATTTTCAGTGCCTGAAATGAAACAATTAAAGAAAGATCCCATTCTACATCAAAAGCTTAAGGATGGTTTACAGAAATGCCAAAGAGAACTGATAGATCTTTGTTGTTTGATGACTATTGAATTTAATCCCTTTCAGTCTAAAGCAACAGTACTAATTTTACAAGATGTTGATGTAGTAGATCTAGAAAACTTGAAGAAACGTTTAGATAAATAG
- the RMI1 gene encoding recQ-mediated genome instability protein 1 isoform X2, with protein sequence MSASSVAGKVETWLSSTWHVKVPLTWLEACINWIQQENGCNLTQAQINKQIDSLVDVSQPAYSQLQKIRGKNTVNEEVTANTQAPQKSWEAKPTRMLMLQLTDGIHHIQGMEYQPIPVLHSNLPPGTKITIQGNIAYRLGVLLLKSENVKLLGGEVDALLEEYAQERVLARLIGEAENPNPVKQRDHEQGILGAVDELGQTLGPSDEELLASLDENDEFTINHAIPLESGYCSGSNNSKTATHLLLSSNENYSQQGFGILLPGPNEEQSVPTVEYVDGELDDLSLEDDLFLEQEIQDEIQTVQSPVINNTIDIITQRFSHMPRSSLSYTSEKDGRGQLDSVIKEKSCGRELSVGDESSTSNFSLHDNVQHSQSFTNDFSLENVLEQKCNKIDIVKSSQKNCSFSGSRLLNKRPIKKPDSEINKQNCVQTFSYRTTEKCKCLELDSPPFTYISVLLADTPETVTTVKVKAFIVTLTGKLTSSSGFWSIMAKISDGTAYLEVDIADEILTSLIGFSVPEMKQLKKDPILHQKLKDGLQKCQRELIDLCCLMTIEFNPFQSKATVLILQDVDVVDLENLKKRLDK encoded by the exons ATGAGTGCATCTAGTGTTGCAGGAAAAGTGGAAACCTGGCTTTCTTCTACGTGGCATGTTAAAGTTCCTCTGACATGGCTAGAAGCTTGTATTAACTGGATCCAACAAGAAAATGGTTGTAATTTAACTCAAGCTCAAATTAACAAACAG ATTGATTCACTGGTGGACGTTAGCCAGCCTGCGTATTCCCAGTTGCAAAAGATAAGAGGGAAAAATACTGTAAATGAAGAAGTAACAGCCAACACTCAGGCACCCCAAAAGTCCTGGGAAGCAAAGCCTACTCGAATGCTCATGCTGCAGTTAACTGATGGAATACATCATATTCAGGGTATGGAATACCAACCCATTCCTGTCCTCCATAGTAATCTTCCTCCAGGTACAAAAATTACAATACAGGGTAACATTGCATATCGTCTTGGAGTTCTTTTGCTAAAATCAGAAAATGTGAAATTGTTGGGAGGCGAAGTAGATGCTCTTCTAGAGGAGTATGCTCAGGAAAGAGTCCTTGCCAGGTTAATTGGAGAAGCTGAGAACCCTAATCCTGTCAAGCAGCGTGATCATGAACAAGGAATTTTAGGAGCCGTTGATGAACTAGGACAAACTCTAGGACCTTCAGATGAAGAGCTTCTAGCAAGTCTTGATGAAAATGACGAATTTACCATAAATCATGCAATTCCTTTAGAAAGTGGATATTGTAGCGGAAGTAACAACTCAAAGACAGCCACACATTTGCTCCTTTCAAGCAATGAAAACTACTCACAACAGGGATTTGGGATCCTCTTGCCTGGGCCAAATGAAGAACAAAGTGTTCCAACTGTGGAGTATGTTGATGGAGAGTTAGATGACCTCTCATTGGAAGATGACTTGTTTTTAGAACAGGAGatccaagatgaaattcagacaGTGCAGTCACCGGTCATAAACAATACCATAGATATAATTACACAAAGATTTTCACATATGCCTAGATCTTCACTAAGTTATACGTCTGAAAAAGATGGCAGAGGTCAATTGGATTCAGTTATCAAAGAAAAATCCTGTGGGAGAGAACTGTCTGTTGGTGATGAAAGTAGTACAAGTAATTTTTCACTACACGATAATGTACAACACTCCCAGAGCTTTACCAATGATTTCTCCTTGGAAAATGTTCTTGAACAGAAGTGTAATAAAATAGATATAGTTAAGAGCAGTCAAAAAAACTGTAGTTTTTCTGGCAGCAGATTGTTAAACAAAAGACCAATTAAAAAACCTGATTCGGagataaacaaacaaaattgtgTACAAACCTTTTCTTACAGAACAACAGAGAAATGCAAGTGTCTTGAGTTAGATTCCCCACCTTTTACATATATTTCTGTTCTACTCGCAGATACGCCAGAAACTGTTACAACAGTGAAAGTTAAAGCTTTTATTGTAACCCTTACTGGAAAGCTCACAAGCAGCAGTGGCTTCTGGAGTATAATGGCAAAAATCTCTGATGGTACTGCTTATCTAGAGGTAGACATTGCTGATGAAATTCTAACAAGCTTAATTGGATTTTCAGTGCCTGAAATGAAACAATTAAAGAAAGATCCCATTCTACATCAAAAGCTTAAGGATGGTTTACAGAAATGCCAAAGAGAACTGATAGATCTTTGTTGTTTGATGACTATTGAATTTAATCCCTTTCAGTCTAAAGCAACAGTACTAATTTTACAAGATGTTGATGTAGTAGATCTAGAAAACTTGAAGAAACGTTTAGATAAATAG